A genomic segment from Asterias amurensis chromosome 6, ASM3211899v1 encodes:
- the LOC139938841 gene encoding uncharacterized protein: protein MANTGGAAYPKWLLDSKSELTRTDEWKVLTEELYQAIQQQLTESRVSRFTELSDAEKQLFLERAAKAIQEGETLQNFKQLASKSLDQHLSSLANQQLLTSAPTGSKSELILDHAREGALGLLKRWPGNKAKLHQFFNQALPDRLRQITWRLFLRSPKVRSLYLEQLKSDPNNVMSILDLEIIQTSEALLLREPTFEELANNTDILHAMKAVLSYHHVCKKTKSSLIDTDYMLVIPFLVNVLSTTRPEQLVLETSLSVLIEEFLTFMTSRPIYMRESYVQGFQESMEVFAGQIVEILQEKDEPLVQHMERIFKRRFTGLSSMVQGIKPLVRPMSRCLFVGYLSLDAVMFVWDQYILGLDRPDYDVIPSLAAIVLMLLRKYLLQCQSLPEMENALKRNANKLNKDQLIYEIGSNFYQTLYGQLNNGQDGMPVLDPTQVAMPWEYWHKEMLPQRLNKAQNRRQEREDREQDRDKQNQRLKDEENDQVKQEKFKEEDKAKLKKAEQNAKEEQLKLQSLLEQENKKRLESERAAQKEIEQLKQQLEKLKQSKQSPVAAPPGPSARSEQKPSESRPASKTSTPADKEVSLAPRQLDDPTAAKAMMTDIMKEFMHGIKAVHGD from the exons atggcGAACACTGGTGGAGCTGCATACCCGAAGTGGTTACTCGATTCTAAAAGTGAACTTACACGAACAGAC GAGTGGAAGGTGTTAACTGAAGAACTCTATCAAGCGATTCAACAGCAGCTGACGGAAAGTCGAGTTTCACGGTTCACTGAACTCTCCGACGCAGAAAAGCAACTGTTTTTGGAAAGGGCAGCTAAGGCAATACAGGAAG gcGAGACTCTGCAGAACTTCAAACAGTTAGCATCTAAGTCGCTAGACCAACATCTTAGTAGTCTCGCTAATCAACAGCTACTCACGTCAGCACCGACTGGAAGCAAGTCAGAACTTATACTCGACCATGCTAGAGAGGGCGCCCTTGGTCTGCTAAAGCGCTGGCCGGGCAACAAAGCTAAACTGCATCAATTCTTCAATCAGGCACTGCCCGATCGTCTTAGACAGATTACATGGAGGCTGTTTCTGAGGAGTCCAAAAG TGAGGTCGTTATATCTGGAGCAACTGAAGTCGGATCCCAACAACGTGATGTCCATCTTGGATCTGGAAATCATTCAGACCAGCGAGGCCCTCTTACTTAGAGAGCCAACATTTGAAGAACTGGCAAACAACACAG ATATACTTCATGCGATGAAGGCCGTCCTCTCCTACCACCACGTCTGCAAGAAAACTAAGAGTAGCCTGATCGACACGGACTACATGTTGGTAATTCCTTTTCTTGTCAATGTGTTATCAACTACACGGCCTGAGCAGCTGGTACTGGAGACTTCGCTGTCCGTATTGATAGAGGAGTTTCTGACATTTATGACTAGTCGGCCGATATACATGAGAGAATCATATGTACAG GGTTTTCAAGAGAGTATGGAGGTCTTTGCTGGTCAGATTGTTGAAATACTCCAAGAGAAAGATGAACCGTTAGTGCAGCACATGGAAAGAATATTCAAGA GGCGTTTCACTGGTCTCTCTTCCATGGTGCAGGGCATAAAGCCACTGGTTAGACCAATGAGCAGATGTCTCTTTGTTG GCTATCTAAGTCTTGATGCGGTCATGTTTGTATGGGACCAGTACATCCTTGGACTGGATAGACCAGACTATGATGTCATACCTAGCCTGGCAGCCATTGTGTTAATGCTCCTTAGGAAATATTTGCTGCAGTGTCAGAGT TTACCTGAGATGGAAAACGCACTAAAAAGGAATGCCAACAAATTGAACAAAGACCAACTTATATATGAG ATTGGAAGTAATTTCTACCAGACCCTTTACGGTCAGCTCAATAATGGGCAGGATGGCATGCCAGTACTGGATCCAACGCAAG TTGCAATGCCATGGGAGTACTGGCACAAGGAGATGTTGCCTCAAAGATTAAATAAGGCACAAAACAGACGGCAGGAGAGAGAAGACAGGGAACAAGACagagacaaacaaaatcaaag GTTGAAAGACGAAGAAAATGACCAAGTAAAGCAGGAGAAGTTCAAGGAAGAGGATAAAGCTAAGCTCAAGAAAGCTGAGCAGAATGCTAAGGAAGAGCAGTTGAAGCTACAGAGTCTCTTGGAACAG GAAAATAAAAAACGATTGGAGTCTGAGAGGGCAGCCCAAAAAGAAATAGAGCAACTTAAACAACAACTCGAGAAATTGAAACAA AGCAAACAATCTCCTGTAGCTGCACCTCCTGGACCTTCTGCAAGATCAGAGCAAAAGCCTTCAGAATCAAG gccaGCAAGTAAAACATCAACTCCTGCTGATAAGGAGGTCTCTCTTGCTCCGAGACAACTCGATGATCCTACTGCAGCCAAAGCAATGATGACTGATATTATGAAAGAATTCATGCATGGCATCAAGGCGG